From Patescibacteria group bacterium, one genomic window encodes:
- a CDS encoding GIY-YIG nuclease family protein: MSNLVRNKFLSGANGAREERNYYVYILASKRNGTLYIGVTNNLLNRSFQHRIKENKNSFTAKYNINRLVHCEVFSGIGAAIAREKQLKKWNRKWKIELIEKENPAWRDLFDDL; this comes from the coding sequence ATTTCTAACCTCGTTAGAAATAAATTTCTAAGCGGGGCTAACGGGGCGAGGGAGGAGAGAAATTATTATGTCTACATTTTAGCCAGCAAAAGAAATGGTACATTATATATCGGAGTAACCAACAATTTATTAAATAGGAGTTTCCAGCACAGAATTAAAGAAAATAAAAATAGTTTTACCGCTAAGTACAATATAAACAGATTAGTCCACTGTGAAGTTTTTTCTGGCATTGGTGCCGCTATCGCCAGAGAAAAACAACTGAAAAAATGGAATCGAAAGTGGAAAATAGAATTAATTGAAAAAGAAAATCCTGCTTGGCGGGATTTATTTGATGATTTGTAG
- a CDS encoding right-handed parallel beta-helix repeat-containing protein — translation MISVLGKIKDRGKLFFKKIKKAGKALKKKAEKLSRKRIIFIIFFIFFLLAAGDWLTKGGADTLKKVKFTGNDKFSTRTFIIHKDQKNLQPASLEELILGPLFREGERQATIGERLGIRGKSHSVSPEEDLQSVINEAEDYDAIYLSRGVYSVNLFINKKLRLVGQGEATILKAAKEKSAVIKVRDAGLGLENIVLADSYAGIDAASAEIIVSDTRFRNISATAMYAKDSQLDFKNNVIDTCGEAIKVLRSSGSIRNSVIISSAKSGVRLIKSDFIIEYNKITDNKSYGIYVDEDSDAKIQHNYIKDNEGYNVRVQKTRDIYK, via the coding sequence ATGATTAGTGTTTTAGGAAAAATTAAGGATAGGGGCAAGCTCTTTTTTAAAAAAATTAAAAAGGCGGGAAAAGCGTTAAAGAAAAAAGCGGAAAAATTATCCCGGAAGCGGATTATATTTATTATATTTTTTATTTTCTTTTTGCTGGCAGCCGGGGATTGGCTTACAAAAGGCGGGGCCGACACATTAAAAAAAGTAAAATTTACCGGAAACGATAAATTTTCCACCCGAACCTTTATTATTCATAAAGACCAAAAAAATCTTCAACCGGCCAGTTTGGAAGAATTAATTTTGGGGCCGCTATTCAGAGAGGGAGAGAGGCAAGCGACGATCGGGGAGAGATTGGGAATAAGAGGGAAAAGCCATTCGGTTTCTCCGGAAGAAGATTTGCAGTCGGTTATAAACGAGGCCGAAGATTATGACGCCATTTATCTAAGCAGGGGGGTTTATTCAGTTAACCTATTTATCAATAAAAAATTACGTCTGGTCGGACAGGGCGAGGCAACAATTTTAAAAGCGGCCAAGGAAAAAAGCGCGGTTATCAAGGTAAGGGACGCGGGATTAGGGCTGGAAAACATTGTGCTGGCCGATTCTTACGCCGGGATTGACGCCGCCAGCGCGGAAATTATTGTTTCCGATACCAGATTCAGAAATATTTCCGCCACCGCCATGTATGCCAAAGACAGCCAATTGGATTTTAAAAATAATGTTATTGACACTTGCGGCGAAGCCATAAAAGTTTTGCGCTCATCCGGCTCAATCAGAAATTCAGTCATAATTTCCAGCGCCAAGTCCGGAGTGAGACTTATAAAAAGCGATTTTATCATTGAATATAACAAGATTACTGATAACAAGAGCTACGGGATATATGTTGACGAGGATTCGGACGCAAAAATTCAGCATAATTATATAAAAGATAATGAGGGATATAATGTGAGGGTTCAGAAGACGAGAGATATTTATAAATAA
- a CDS encoding four helix bundle protein: protein MAGKFDLEERTARFAEEIIDFVKEIKKDEVNSRIIAQVVGSGGSIGANYCEATEGESKKDFLHKICICKKEIKETRHWLRLLARTNPEKKEKIRLLWQEAQ, encoded by the coding sequence ATGGCAGGAAAGTTTGATTTAGAAGAAAGAACGGCTAGATTTGCTGAAGAAATTATTGATTTCGTGAAAGAAATAAAAAAAGATGAGGTAAATTCAAGAATTATTGCTCAAGTAGTTGGTTCGGGCGGTTCCATAGGGGCTAATTATTGTGAGGCGACCGAAGGGGAAAGCAAAAAAGATTTCTTGCATAAAATTTGTATTTGTAAAAAGGAAATAAAAGAGACAAGGCATTGGTTAAGACTTTTAGCCAGAACTAATCCGGAGAAAAAAGAAAAAATTCGTTTGCTCTGGCAAGAGGCTCAATAA